Genomic segment of Gloeocapsa sp. PCC 7428:
GGGCTAAAGGATCGACTATAGCTAGCATATAGAGAAACTGTGTCGCTGGGTTGGTATACTAATCCAATTCGAGGACTAAAGGCACCATCGTTTTGTACTGATTTGTCAATCTCATTCAGAAGTTGTTCATTTTCATTGGACACCCAATCATATCGACCGCCAACTAGCAATTTTAAGTCCTCACTAAAAGCAATTTGATCTTGAAGATAGACTCCATAAGATGTAATCCTTCGGTTTGACGAAATAAATGGGACGAGTTCAGGTGGCGAAATACTATAGTCTGGATTGCGAAGATCCAAACGCGGTAGATTGGTAACGGCAAAGTCTGGCGGTGAACCTGTTGAATAGGCAAAATATCTAAAAGGATTGAAGAAGTAATTAAAATCAAAACCTACTAGAAGTTGATGTGAAATGGTTCCTGTATCAAAATCTCCCAGTAGATCGATCTGCCCAAAATAGTTTTCCGTATCATTCCCATTAGCATCCCCTCCAAAAAGCTCCAGAAAACGGTCATCTACTAAGCTGAGAGGAAAAGCTCGCTTCTCTCTCGTGTCAGTCCAAATTGCAGCAAGATTATTACGAAGCTGCCAGTTGTCACTGAATTTGTGATTTAGCGTGTAGCCTAGCCTTTGAGTCGTAGTATCGAACAGGTCAAGATCGGGATAGCCTGTGTACAAGTCACGACGTACCAGATCGCCATCATTGAAAATCAAACTTTGTGGGATAAAGGGATTTGCAAAGAAATGAACATACTCATAGTAAAGATCTAGCTTTGTTCGATCTCCCAATTTAAAAGTGAGTGAAGGTGCAATTGTAGTTAAGTTTAGATCGACAAATGGTTGATAAGAATCTGAAGTTTGATAGCTAGCAATAAATCGGTAGAGAACATTCTTGTTGGTATCTAGGGGTCCTGAGAAATCGATGCTAGGTTGAAGAAAACCATAGTTCCCCGCTTCAAATGCAATCTTATAGTAAGGTTCACTTAGAGGTTGTTTGGTGACAGTATTGACAATTCCACCAGGTTCTAGTGCTCCAAATAAAACTGATGCCGGACCTTTGAGGACTTCCACTTGCTCGACTGTGCCAATTCCTGTGAGATCGGTGTAAACAGAATCTCGAAAGCCGTTTCGGAAATTTGCAGCGCCACCATCAAACGCTTGATTAAATCCTCTGATGATTCTGCTCCCCGCAGGCGCACCAGACTGTCCTCCACCATAAATTACTCCACTGACCGTTTCCACCGCTTGATTCAGATCTTGCACGTTACGATCTGCCAGCACTTGACGCGGCACAACTTGAATTGATTGCGGAATGTCTCTTAAGGGTGTATCCGTCCGTGTCGCGGTCGAAGCACTCGACGGGTTGTATCCCTCGTCCTGCTCTCCTGTTACAATAATTTCAATTGCATCGTCCTCTGCTGTCCCAGCATTCGGTGTTACTGCCAGTATTAACCCTTGTGCTTCTGTTGTCACTTCAACGACAGGCGGCGCATCAGTTCCCGTAATTGTCACCTGCACTTGGTTATTTGGTAAACTTGTCACACTTACTAACGCAATTTCAGCAATTGGGTTTGCCTGCGAGAAATCACCCTGTGCTAGCACCGCATTCGGAATATCAGCAATCAAGGCATTACCTACTACGCGAGTTGTTGGGACTTCTAGGGAGCCACTTGCGGTTTCCAAAACAATCTCAACGCCTGTCGCGGTTGCCTCCACCCGCACCCCAGTAATTTGCACTAACGACGCTTCTATTTGAGCAATCCACTCTTTAACAGTTGTTGCAGGCTGCTCGAATTCACTTCGTTGAGGAATAGCGATTCGGTTGTGCAATTGCTCTAAGGACGAAAGACGATTAACTAATGATTCTTCATCCTGTGCGGCGACTGGTAACGCCAACGCACCAAGCAAACTTCCCGATAACGCCATCATTAATACTAAACGCACTGAATCCGCAAACCACACGCGCATCTTAATTGCCTCACACCCAAAAAACCTTATTGCCAAATCTTTTTAATTGGAATGGGAAGCAGTGTAAGAAACTTGAGCGGGTTGCGTCTACTCAAATTCGGACTTTGATCCGAAACCGGACATTTTTAGTCAATTAATTTTGTCCAAACGCCAAAATCTGGGTAGCACTGAGGTCAAAACTAGGAACTACTGTTGATTTGATTGGCGTATCACCTGTGTAAACCGTATCTTCATATTGTCCATTTACCCACAGACATAAAGTAACTTGCTGCATTTCTGGGTCAATAATCCAGTATTCGGCAATTCCTCGTGCTGCATATTCGGTGTGTTTGTAGCGATAGTCACGGTTGCGATTCTCCTCTCCTGGTGAGACTACCTCAATTACTATGGCAGGCGGTGGCATATCTCGTGTTATTGTTGACCTTTTTGCTCCTACCAAAGCAGCGCGTGATTCTTCTGAATGTACAATTAGATCGGGTAATCGGCATCTTGCTCGCCGTCCAGTCACTTCAATCTCAGTATCTTTGAAAGCAAGCAGTGCGATCGCTAAATGTTTCGCTAACTCAAACAACAAAAACTTGGCAATGCTGGCATTTACCTGGCTCGCTGGAGGCATTTCTACCAATTCTCCATCCACAAGCTCGTAGCGGGTATCTGTGCCGTCATCATAAGCGAGGTATTCTTCCATTGTGAGCAGTTTGGAACCAGTTGCAGTTTGCGTCATGCTTGCGAACCTCCTATAGTTGTCCAAATGCCAAAATCTGGGTAGCACTAAGGTCAAAACCAGGAACTATTGTCGATTTAATTGGCGTATCACCTATGTAAACCGTATCTTCATATTGTCCATTTCCCCGCAGACAAAGGTTAGACCAATTCACCCTTTACAAGCTAGAGATGAGAACCCCTCCTAACATCCCCTTAGTAAGGGGAGGTGCCGTAGGCGGTGGGGTGTATCATCAGGAGCCTCCACTATTGAACACAACTGTGTTTTAAACTACTGAAATCGTAACAAATCCTAGTACACCGGTTTTTTACCCATCGCACACTGTTTAGGAGTAATGCCAAATTTACGTTTGAAGGCGGCTGCAAAGTGTCCCTGATTGCTGTATCCGATGCGATGTGCGACTTCGGCAACCGTTAAGTTAGTGTGGCGTAAAAGCTGCTCTGCCTGATTTAGCCGTTGTTCAGTTAAATATCCACAAACTGTTGTGCCGAATAGGGCATGAAAACCTCGACGTAGGGTACGATCACTTACTCCAACTTTCTGTGCTAGTTCTGTTTGTGAAGGGGGTTGCTCTAAGTGCGATCGCAAAATTCCGGCTGCATGATAAATTCGAGCAATGGTATCTGGCTTGAGCGATGGCGATGGAGAAGTAATATCGTTGCCCAGGATACCATTAAGTTGCAGTGCCATCAACTCTAACACTTTGCTTTGCAAATAGAGCCGTTTAGTTGCTCCCCAAAACGGGCAATTAACGATTTGCTGTACTACTAATTGCATCGCTTTTGTCGTCTTTGGTGAAAATACCTGTTGCCAATCATCACCCCGTACTAAAGGTTGCAGTTCTACGGGCAGTTCTCCCGTTGGTGCAGCAAAAAACTGCCGCAGCCAGTGCGGTTGCATATGAATATCAACTCCAATTAAGGGCTGCGACTGGGGCGTAAATACCTTTATGCTGCGCTGAATACCGCTACCACCTATATAGCTTTGTTCTGTGTTGAGCAATAGAAAATCGCCACTGTCTTCCACTCCTGACAAATACACCTTAAACTGCACTGGATGCTCATCTTCAGAAACTTGTATCAATAAGTCACGGTAGGTTTCGTTGAAAATACGCAGTTCCAAGCCTGGATACAGTTCTATCTCCCGCCCATAGCCACTGCCCAGGAGGGAAGGCATTGTATATATAGTTTCCACACGATCAACAGACTCTACAGGTGGACACTGCTGTTCAACTTCCATCCAAATTTCATCTACCTGCTGGGAAGTTAGGTTGAGGCTCATGGAGACGAGAAAATTTTAGAATTTAATGAGAATTAGTCTCATTATTGTAGTTTGCCCTCGAAAAAGCAAGAAGTTCGACGGTGTATGCAGATGTGCGACGATAACTGCTAGAGAGAAACATTGAAAAGAGTTGACAAAAATACTATTTCATGATCTCGATATATAGCAGTTCTAAATCATGCATGAGAATCTCTCCTTATTCTTCTCTGTGCGTCACGCCACTTCCCTCAACGGGGTGAACCCCGGCACGGGAGTAACTCCTCTGTGTCTCTGCGGTAGCCTGCGGCATGCCCTTCGGGTTCGCAGTCGCTTCAAGTCGGCAGAGCCGCCCAACGCGCTGCTCACCGCTCCGCGTCTACGTTATAAAATAATTTTCACAAATCCAATAGGATTGCTATAGCTGAAAAAACATCAATAAAGTTAATCATAAATATAAAATGTCCCTACTTTGCCACTTTTTTGTCCCGCTTTTGTTACTTTCACTGAATTAATCTATCCAAAGCAAAGAGAACTTCGACGGAAGATACATAACCAAGA
This window contains:
- a CDS encoding helix-turn-helix transcriptional regulator translates to MSLNLTSQQVDEIWMEVEQQCPPVESVDRVETIYTMPSLLGSGYGREIELYPGLELRIFNETYRDLLIQVSEDEHPVQFKVYLSGVEDSGDFLLLNTEQSYIGGSGIQRSIKVFTPQSQPLIGVDIHMQPHWLRQFFAAPTGELPVELQPLVRGDDWQQVFSPKTTKAMQLVVQQIVNCPFWGATKRLYLQSKVLELMALQLNGILGNDITSPSPSLKPDTIARIYHAAGILRSHLEQPPSQTELAQKVGVSDRTLRRGFHALFGTTVCGYLTEQRLNQAEQLLRHTNLTVAEVAHRIGYSNQGHFAAAFKRKFGITPKQCAMGKKPVY
- a CDS encoding Uma2 family endonuclease; amino-acid sequence: MTQTATGSKLLTMEEYLAYDDGTDTRYELVDGELVEMPPASQVNASIAKFLLFELAKHLAIALLAFKDTEIEVTGRRARCRLPDLIVHSEESRAALVGAKRSTITRDMPPPAIVIEVVSPGEENRNRDYRYKHTEYAARGIAEYWIIDPEMQQVTLCLWVNGQYEDTVYTGDTPIKSTVVPSFDLSATQILAFGQN
- a CDS encoding TonB-dependent siderophore receptor, with the translated sequence MRVWFADSVRLVLMMALSGSLLGALALPVAAQDEESLVNRLSSLEQLHNRIAIPQRSEFEQPATTVKEWIAQIEASLVQITGVRVEATATGVEIVLETASGSLEVPTTRVVGNALIADIPNAVLAQGDFSQANPIAEIALVSVTSLPNNQVQVTITGTDAPPVVEVTTEAQGLILAVTPNAGTAEDDAIEIIVTGEQDEGYNPSSASTATRTDTPLRDIPQSIQVVPRQVLADRNVQDLNQAVETVSGVIYGGGQSGAPAGSRIIRGFNQAFDGGAANFRNGFRDSVYTDLTGIGTVEQVEVLKGPASVLFGALEPGGIVNTVTKQPLSEPYYKIAFEAGNYGFLQPSIDFSGPLDTNKNVLYRFIASYQTSDSYQPFVDLNLTTIAPSLTFKLGDRTKLDLYYEYVHFFANPFIPQSLIFNDGDLVRRDLYTGYPDLDLFDTTTQRLGYTLNHKFSDNWQLRNNLAAIWTDTREKRAFPLSLVDDRFLELFGGDANGNDTENYFGQIDLLGDFDTGTISHQLLVGFDFNYFFNPFRYFAYSTGSPPDFAVTNLPRLDLRNPDYSISPPELVPFISSNRRITSYGVYLQDQIAFSEDLKLLVGGRYDWVSNENEQLLNEIDKSVQNDGAFSPRIGLVYQPSDTVSLYASYSRSFSPTVGFSADGEAFEPGRGTQYEVGVRAEFLDSRLSTNLAAYHLTRTNVTTSDPGIPFASVQTGEQRSQGIELDVGGEILPGWNVIASYAYTDAIVTEDNVIPEGNRLRNVPENQASLWTTYTIQEGTLEGLGFGLGLFYIGERQGDLDNSFQLGDYLRTDAALFYRRGRFNAAINIRNLFDIDYVAFPVAGRSNVWRGEPFTITGSIGYEF